The proteins below are encoded in one region of Parvicella tangerina:
- a CDS encoding T9SS type A sorting domain-containing protein: MKTTSFKYQLLACIFLLKIHALGQVYDVLITESFDNTSGLSTDTGFGNEDKSCTTSDMFDVSATHTDPTDVTNAINYENGSVFCGSDINGISGVPTPSYLEIFNYTATDNDPISFVGKFAFAVSCGGGQDYNASDNLDIQYSTNGGSSWTTGLTLTGVGVGSSFSNADGDYFQCSDGTANVKGDMLDKEFFIGSGLMGQTIKIRINISGFTSSGEAFFLDEFRLVKTRLSLICEDFNNTSSLLSSSGNVFQTPAESALCANNSLYDVTANMASPSNATNCIDAEDGSFFVLTKRGGLPGVVDGEELEVLSYTVTNNYHISFRGNFASFADDQNSDNNIIVSYSTDNGANYTDALIFTGVDGPSVFHTPSDGTPRIGNYFLTKGFPIGSGLSGKTIKIKITFNKYDNGGDGIALDKFCLEQSINPISLPIELSSFDAIRENEIVRIHWNTVSEINNDFFEIQRSNDGLNWQTIEKVSGNGNSSRKIQYSTVDLHPADGKNYYRLKQVDFNGEYSYSGVDIVDFNTSTFYISPNNISQGEPIMVHTTPSAEKLTIFTINGTVLLQKDLSSSYSQQVSLNNTLAKGVYIMQLSSKYGKSLFQRFVIQ; this comes from the coding sequence ATGAAAACTACTTCGTTCAAATATCAATTGCTAGCTTGCATATTCTTGTTGAAGATCCATGCATTAGGCCAGGTTTACGATGTATTGATAACAGAAAGTTTTGATAATACTTCTGGTCTTTCAACGGATACTGGGTTTGGTAATGAAGATAAGTCGTGTACCACATCTGACATGTTTGACGTATCGGCAACGCATACGGATCCAACAGACGTTACTAATGCTATCAATTACGAAAACGGCTCGGTATTTTGCGGTTCAGACATTAACGGAATTTCAGGAGTTCCAACTCCTTCCTACCTAGAAATTTTCAATTACACAGCCACAGACAATGACCCAATCAGCTTCGTTGGTAAATTTGCCTTTGCCGTTTCATGTGGTGGCGGACAGGATTACAATGCTTCTGATAATTTAGATATTCAATACTCTACTAACGGAGGTAGTTCTTGGACAACAGGTTTAACACTAACAGGGGTTGGAGTAGGCTCTTCTTTTTCAAACGCAGATGGAGACTACTTTCAATGTTCAGACGGAACTGCGAACGTAAAAGGAGACATGCTAGATAAAGAGTTTTTTATCGGGTCAGGATTGATGGGACAGACCATTAAAATAAGAATTAACATTAGCGGTTTTACAAGCTCAGGAGAAGCTTTTTTTTTAGACGAATTCAGGTTGGTCAAAACAAGACTATCGCTTATTTGCGAAGACTTCAACAACACAAGCTCCCTGCTCAGTTCGAGTGGGAATGTATTTCAAACACCTGCTGAAAGCGCATTATGTGCAAACAATTCGCTCTATGATGTAACGGCCAACATGGCTTCACCAAGTAACGCTACCAATTGTATTGATGCAGAGGATGGTTCCTTTTTTGTACTAACAAAACGTGGAGGACTTCCTGGAGTGGTTGATGGAGAAGAACTTGAAGTTTTAAGTTACACCGTCACCAACAATTACCATATCTCATTTCGTGGCAATTTCGCTTCATTTGCCGATGATCAAAATTCAGACAATAACATTATCGTATCCTATAGCACAGACAATGGGGCGAACTACACCGATGCGCTAATTTTCACAGGAGTAGATGGCCCATCAGTTTTTCACACTCCAAGTGATGGAACACCCAGAATTGGTAATTACTTCTTGACGAAAGGATTTCCCATTGGAAGTGGTCTCAGCGGAAAAACTATTAAGATTAAAATAACATTTAACAAGTATGACAATGGGGGGGATGGTATTGCTTTAGATAAATTCTGTCTTGAACAGTCCATTAATCCAATATCCTTACCCATTGAACTCAGTTCATTTGACGCAATACGAGAGAACGAAATCGTCAGAATTCATTGGAACACTGTCAGCGAAATCAACAATGACTTTTTCGAAATACAAAGATCGAATGACGGCCTCAACTGGCAAACAATTGAAAAAGTAAGTGGAAACGGTAATAGTTCGAGAAAAATCCAATACTCAACAGTTGATCTGCATCCAGCAGATGGAAAAAACTACTACCGTCTTAAGCAGGTAGACTTTAACGGGGAGTATTCATACAGTGGCGTGGATATTGTGGATTTTAATACATCCACGTTTTATATTTCTCCAAATAATATATCCCAAGGTGAGCCTATTATGGTACACACTACTCCCTCTGCGGAAAAACTAACCATTTTCACTATTAACGGAACAGTTTTATTGCAAAAAGATCTTAGTTCAAGCTATTCTCAACAAGTATCTCTTAACAACACTCTTGCAAAGGGGGTGTATATCATGCAACTATCTTCCAAATATGGAAAGTCCTTATTCCAGAGATTTGTTATCCAGTAA
- the ilvA gene encoding threonine ammonia-lyase IlvA: MLMITAKLNTQRASKQLKEVVFKTPLQLNANISKEHSCKVFLKREDLQSVRSYKIRGAYNKMLSLSSDQLRQGVVCASAGNHAQGVALSCNKLNAKGKIFMPQPTPKQKIEQVKMFGGSQIEVILVGDTFDDAKHKAIQYCQDHDMIFIHPFDDLKVIEGQSTVAKEILDQAKDPIDYLLLPVGGGGLAAGVSDYFKRYSPMTKIIAVEPKGAASLKAAMENDAPVTLNTIDKFIDGASVQRIGNLTFNFCQKNLNRVLTVDEGKVCSTILKLYNKDAIVVEPAGALALAALDQLEEEIKNKNVVCIVSGSNNDITRMEEIKERAMLYEKLKHYFLVKFPQRAGALKEYINKVLSDTDDITHFEYLKKNNREKGMIKIGIEVQHPNDLKSIISNMKSRGYEFTYLNENELLLQLLI, translated from the coding sequence ATGCTCATGATAACAGCAAAGTTAAATACCCAACGTGCTTCAAAACAACTAAAGGAAGTTGTTTTCAAAACACCATTGCAACTTAATGCTAACATTAGCAAAGAACACTCCTGCAAAGTATTTCTTAAACGAGAGGACTTACAGTCGGTAAGGTCTTATAAGATTAGAGGAGCTTATAATAAAATGCTTTCGCTAAGCAGTGACCAATTGAGGCAAGGAGTAGTTTGTGCAAGTGCTGGGAATCACGCTCAAGGTGTGGCTTTATCGTGTAACAAATTAAACGCAAAGGGTAAAATATTTATGCCACAACCTACCCCTAAACAAAAGATTGAACAAGTTAAGATGTTTGGGGGATCACAAATCGAAGTAATACTTGTAGGTGACACTTTTGACGATGCAAAACATAAGGCTATTCAATATTGTCAAGACCATGACATGATCTTCATTCACCCATTTGACGACCTCAAGGTGATCGAAGGGCAATCTACTGTGGCAAAAGAGATTCTAGATCAGGCTAAAGACCCAATAGATTACCTACTTCTTCCAGTAGGTGGAGGGGGTTTAGCAGCAGGAGTAAGTGACTATTTCAAGCGATACTCACCTATGACAAAAATCATTGCTGTGGAGCCTAAAGGAGCTGCTTCCCTAAAAGCCGCAATGGAAAATGATGCTCCTGTAACGCTAAATACAATTGATAAGTTTATAGATGGAGCTTCCGTGCAGCGGATAGGCAATCTGACTTTTAACTTTTGCCAGAAAAACTTAAACAGGGTCTTAACAGTTGATGAGGGCAAGGTGTGTTCTACCATTCTTAAACTTTACAACAAGGATGCAATTGTTGTCGAGCCAGCAGGGGCCCTGGCTCTTGCAGCATTGGATCAGTTGGAAGAAGAAATCAAGAACAAAAATGTTGTTTGTATTGTCTCAGGAAGTAATAACGATATCACTCGAATGGAAGAGATTAAAGAACGCGCCATGCTCTATGAAAAACTCAAACATTATTTTCTAGTTAAATTTCCTCAAAGGGCGGGAGCGTTGAAAGAGTATATCAATAAAGTACTGAGTGACACGGATGATATCACCCACTTTGAATACCTAAAAAAGAACAATAGAGAAAAAGGAATGATTAAAATAGGCATTGAAGTTCAACACCCAAATGATTTGAAGAGTATCATATCAAACATGAAATCAAGAGGCTATGAATTCACCTATCTCAATGAAAATGAGCTGTTATTGCAACTACTAATATAA
- the ilvC gene encoding ketol-acid reductoisomerase has product MKNYFNSLPFRAQVGQLGMCRFMSEDEFKNGVNILKEKKIVIIGCGAQGLNQGLNMRDSGLDVSYTLRNDSIENKSQSYLNAVENNFKVGTFSEMIPTADLVINLTPDKQHTSVLNAIMPLMKRHATLSYSHGFNIVEEGFNVREDITVIMMAPKSPGSEVREEFKRGFGVPTLIAVHEENDPKGHGLEWAKAYAVATGGDKAGVLHSSFIAEVKSDLMGEQTILCGVLQTASILCFDKMIEENVNPNYAAKLIQLGWETITEALKLGGITNMMDRLSNPAKIKAHELSEELKAMMTPLFRKHMDDILSGSFSSAMMKDWNNNDKDLLTWREQTAETTFEQTPPTEEYIEEQTYFDHGTLMVAFVKAGVELAFEVMVNSGIKEESAYYESLHELPLIANTIARKKLYEMNRIISDTAEYGCYLFDHASRPLLKDFVFNTSNDLIGRNMKTSNTDNKTLIEVNYAIRSHPIEQIGRKLRSAMKTINKLL; this is encoded by the coding sequence ATGAAAAATTACTTTAACTCATTACCGTTTAGAGCTCAAGTAGGACAGCTCGGGATGTGCAGATTTATGTCTGAAGATGAATTCAAAAATGGTGTAAACATTTTGAAGGAAAAAAAAATCGTGATCATAGGATGTGGGGCTCAAGGACTAAACCAAGGCCTGAACATGAGGGATAGCGGATTAGACGTATCCTACACCTTAAGAAATGATTCTATCGAGAATAAATCCCAATCTTATTTGAATGCGGTTGAAAACAATTTCAAGGTGGGAACCTTTTCTGAAATGATCCCCACTGCAGACCTTGTGATAAACCTCACTCCTGACAAACAACACACATCAGTTTTGAATGCTATAATGCCACTCATGAAAAGGCATGCTACCCTTTCCTACTCACATGGATTTAATATCGTAGAAGAAGGGTTTAACGTGCGGGAAGACATTACCGTAATCATGATGGCGCCCAAATCTCCCGGAAGTGAGGTAAGAGAGGAGTTCAAAAGAGGATTTGGTGTACCAACTTTAATCGCTGTGCACGAAGAAAATGATCCGAAGGGTCACGGCTTAGAATGGGCTAAAGCTTATGCTGTTGCCACAGGAGGTGACAAAGCTGGTGTTTTACACTCTAGTTTTATCGCTGAAGTAAAATCAGATTTGATGGGTGAACAAACCATCTTGTGCGGAGTTCTTCAAACCGCTTCAATATTGTGTTTCGACAAAATGATTGAAGAAAACGTCAACCCAAATTATGCCGCTAAACTTATCCAGCTTGGCTGGGAAACGATCACCGAGGCATTAAAGTTGGGTGGAATTACGAACATGATGGATCGTCTTTCAAACCCCGCTAAAATAAAAGCACATGAACTTTCTGAAGAACTAAAAGCAATGATGACGCCACTCTTTAGAAAACACATGGATGACATCCTTTCCGGAAGCTTTTCCTCAGCAATGATGAAAGACTGGAATAATAACGATAAAGACTTACTAACCTGGAGAGAGCAAACTGCTGAAACAACTTTTGAACAAACGCCACCAACCGAAGAGTATATAGAAGAGCAAACTTACTTTGATCATGGCACTTTAATGGTTGCATTCGTAAAAGCAGGAGTCGAGCTCGCCTTTGAAGTGATGGTAAACTCAGGAATAAAAGAAGAGTCTGCTTATTATGAATCTCTTCATGAACTTCCATTGATCGCAAATACAATTGCTAGGAAGAAACTTTATGAAATGAACCGGATCATTTCTGATACCGCTGAATATGGTTGCTACTTATTCGACCATGCAAGCAGACCGCTGCTGAAGGACTTTGTATTTAACACTTCCAATGATCTAATTGGCCGAAATATGAAGACTTCAAATACAGACAACAAAACACTCATAGAAGTCAATTATGCCATAAGAAGTCATCCTATCGAACAAATAGGCAGAAAACTTAGAAGCGCCATGAAGACGATCAATAAACTATTGTAA
- the ilvN gene encoding acetolactate synthase small subunit yields the protein MSKEKFTISVFTEDNVGLLNRVTIIFTRRKINIESIAASESEVEGIHRYTIVISEDEELVKKVVLQLEKQVEIIKAFYHREEEIVYQEIALYKVPTQKILAGGEAEYIVRKYNARLISVENDFTILEKTGHKEETQDLFDELEPFGVLEFVRSGRVAITKPMKTLRSYVEELEKLSKN from the coding sequence ATGAGCAAAGAGAAATTTACCATATCTGTTTTTACTGAGGACAACGTTGGTCTACTTAATCGTGTGACCATAATCTTCACCAGAAGAAAAATTAATATCGAAAGTATAGCTGCTTCCGAAAGCGAAGTAGAAGGAATCCATCGATATACTATCGTGATATCCGAAGATGAAGAGCTTGTAAAAAAAGTTGTTCTTCAACTAGAAAAGCAAGTAGAAATCATCAAGGCATTTTACCATAGAGAGGAGGAAATTGTTTATCAGGAAATAGCACTTTACAAAGTTCCAACTCAAAAAATACTAGCCGGAGGAGAGGCTGAATATATCGTAAGAAAGTACAATGCCAGGCTCATTTCCGTTGAAAACGATTTTACCATACTGGAAAAAACAGGGCACAAAGAAGAGACACAAGATCTTTTCGATGAACTAGAACCGTTTGGTGTATTAGAATTTGTTCGATCCGGAAGAGTTGCAATAACTAAACCTATGAAAACATTAAGATCTTACGTGGAAGAATTAGAAAAGCTATCAAAGAATTAA
- the ilvB gene encoding biosynthetic-type acetolactate synthase large subunit yields MDTLNQNRTMTGAEAVIQSLLAEGVDLMFGYPGGAIMPVYDALYDYEDKLRHILTRHEQGAIHAAQGFARATGKVGVCLATSGPGATNLITGIADAQIDSTSLVCITGQVHSHLLGTDAFQETDVVGISMPVTKWNFQVTKAEEIPFAIAKAFYIAKSGRPGPVLVDITKDAQFETFEFDYQPVTNVRSYIAKPKVDYEQVAAAANIINSAKRPFVLFGQGVILSEAEKEFKQFIEKAHLPSGWTIMGAAALPTDHPLNVGMLGMHGNYAPNKLTNECDVLIAVGMRFDDRVTGNLAYYAKQAKVVHLEIDPAEIGKNVHADYPVLGDAKETLTLLIELLHNNDHSTWLEEFKSLEKEELEKVIQSEIHPDTDPLTMGEVLNQVNQFGGGDAIIVTDVGQHQMMACRYAKLNQTKSLITSGGLGTMGFCLPAAIGAKLGVPNREVVAVIGDGGFQMTIQELGVIFQSDVKVKILVLNNEFLGMVRQWQELFFEKRYASTTMVNPDFQTIVKGYGIKTALVTDRVDLSKAVEKMMTFDGSYFLEVRVGKENNVFPMVPTGASVSDIILEKQN; encoded by the coding sequence ATGGATACTTTGAACCAAAATAGAACGATGACGGGAGCAGAAGCTGTAATACAGTCCTTACTAGCCGAGGGAGTAGACCTCATGTTTGGCTACCCGGGAGGTGCTATCATGCCTGTTTATGATGCTCTTTATGATTATGAGGATAAGTTAAGGCATATCCTCACCAGACATGAGCAAGGAGCTATTCATGCGGCTCAAGGTTTTGCTCGAGCTACAGGTAAAGTGGGAGTTTGCCTGGCTACTTCAGGACCAGGAGCTACTAACCTTATAACAGGAATTGCTGACGCTCAGATAGACAGCACTTCTTTAGTTTGCATAACTGGACAAGTGCACTCTCACCTATTAGGAACGGATGCATTCCAAGAAACGGATGTAGTGGGCATATCAATGCCGGTTACCAAATGGAATTTCCAGGTTACTAAGGCGGAGGAAATCCCATTCGCAATAGCGAAAGCGTTTTACATCGCGAAAAGCGGTCGACCAGGTCCTGTATTAGTAGACATCACTAAAGATGCTCAATTCGAAACATTTGAATTCGACTATCAACCCGTAACAAATGTCCGTAGTTATATTGCGAAACCAAAAGTAGATTACGAACAAGTTGCCGCAGCCGCGAATATCATCAATAGCGCAAAAAGGCCTTTTGTACTTTTCGGTCAAGGAGTAATTCTATCTGAAGCAGAGAAGGAGTTTAAACAGTTTATTGAAAAAGCACATCTACCATCAGGCTGGACCATCATGGGCGCGGCAGCTCTTCCGACTGATCATCCGTTAAATGTTGGTATGCTCGGTATGCATGGCAATTACGCTCCAAACAAATTAACTAATGAATGTGATGTTCTAATTGCCGTGGGTATGCGCTTTGACGATCGCGTAACAGGCAACTTGGCTTATTATGCAAAACAAGCGAAGGTTGTTCATCTTGAAATAGATCCAGCTGAAATTGGCAAGAACGTTCATGCTGACTATCCTGTTTTAGGAGATGCCAAAGAGACGTTGACACTCTTGATAGAATTACTTCATAACAATGATCATTCGACTTGGCTGGAAGAGTTTAAATCACTTGAAAAAGAAGAGTTAGAAAAAGTTATCCAAAGTGAAATTCATCCTGATACTGACCCTTTAACTATGGGGGAGGTTCTTAATCAGGTCAATCAATTTGGCGGAGGAGATGCTATCATAGTAACCGATGTGGGTCAACATCAAATGATGGCCTGTAGATATGCTAAATTAAATCAAACCAAATCCCTGATTACTTCAGGAGGTTTGGGCACGATGGGCTTCTGTCTACCCGCTGCAATAGGGGCTAAACTAGGTGTTCCAAACAGAGAGGTTGTTGCTGTAATTGGTGATGGCGGATTCCAAATGACGATCCAAGAACTTGGTGTGATCTTTCAGTCTGATGTTAAGGTAAAAATTCTTGTGCTAAACAATGAGTTTCTGGGAATGGTTAGACAATGGCAAGAATTGTTCTTTGAAAAGAGATATGCATCAACGACCATGGTAAACCCAGACTTCCAAACAATTGTAAAAGGTTATGGAATTAAAACCGCTCTTGTAACCGATAGAGTAGATCTGTCTAAAGCTGTGGAAAAAATGATGACGTTTGATGGTTCATACTTTTTAGAAGTCAGAGTGGGAAAAGAGAACAACGTCTTTCCAATGGTTCCAACAGGGGCTTCTGTAAGCGATATAATACTTGAAAAACAAAATTAA
- the ilvD gene encoding dihydroxy-acid dehydratase — MELNKYSKRVTQDETQPAAQAMLHAIGLTKEDLKKPFVGIASTGFEGNPCNMHLNELARNVKKGTQNVDLVGLIFNTIGVSDGISMGTPGMRYSLPSRDVIADSMETVVQGMSYDGLVTVVGCDKNMPGALMAMLRLNRPSVLVYGGTIASGCHAGRKLNIVSAFEAWGEKVAGKISEEDYQAVKEKACPGAGACGGMYTANTMAASIEALGMSLPYNSSNPATSEEKVSESVMAGEVMKILIEKDIKPSDIVTRKSLENAIKVVTVLGGSTNAVLHFLAIAKAAQVEFTLEDIERISEETPFLADLKPSGKYLMEDVHRVGGIPAVMKYMLENGMLHGDCLTITGRTVADNLSQVDSLLDDQDVIRPVQNPLKETGHLRILRGNLAPDGSVAKITGKEGLTFSGPAKVFEGEYAANDGIREGLVKKGDVVVIRYEGPQGGPGMPEMLKPTAAIMGAGLGNDVALITDGRFSGGTHGFVVGHISPEAQVGGPIALVKDGDLITIDAKKNSITLEVSDEELTERKESWKQPSLKVNRGVLYKYARTVSSASQGCVTDEF; from the coding sequence ATGGAATTAAATAAATACAGTAAAAGAGTTACTCAGGACGAAACACAACCAGCGGCACAAGCTATGTTGCACGCCATAGGCCTGACAAAGGAAGACTTGAAGAAACCATTCGTTGGAATTGCATCAACTGGTTTTGAAGGAAATCCATGTAACATGCACCTTAACGAACTCGCGAGAAACGTTAAAAAAGGAACCCAAAACGTTGATTTGGTTGGTCTTATATTTAACACGATTGGGGTAAGTGATGGAATCTCTATGGGTACACCAGGAATGAGGTACTCTTTGCCTTCAAGAGATGTGATAGCCGATTCAATGGAGACCGTAGTTCAAGGAATGAGCTATGATGGTTTAGTGACAGTTGTTGGATGTGATAAGAACATGCCTGGGGCTTTGATGGCAATGTTACGTTTGAATAGACCCTCAGTTCTTGTATATGGGGGTACAATAGCTTCGGGTTGTCATGCAGGAAGAAAGTTAAACATTGTCTCAGCCTTTGAAGCCTGGGGTGAAAAAGTAGCAGGAAAGATATCAGAAGAAGACTATCAAGCAGTAAAAGAAAAAGCATGCCCGGGAGCAGGAGCCTGTGGAGGAATGTATACAGCGAATACGATGGCTGCCTCAATCGAAGCTCTTGGGATGTCTCTACCCTACAACTCATCCAATCCAGCTACTAGCGAAGAGAAAGTAAGTGAGTCAGTAATGGCTGGTGAAGTGATGAAAATACTAATCGAAAAAGACATTAAACCAAGTGATATAGTTACAAGAAAATCGCTAGAAAACGCGATTAAAGTAGTCACCGTTCTTGGAGGATCAACTAACGCTGTATTACACTTCCTAGCCATAGCGAAAGCTGCGCAGGTAGAATTTACTCTTGAAGACATCGAAAGAATTTCTGAAGAAACACCATTCTTAGCTGACCTCAAACCAAGTGGCAAGTATCTCATGGAAGATGTGCATCGAGTAGGAGGAATACCTGCAGTGATGAAATACATGCTAGAAAATGGAATGCTACATGGCGATTGTTTAACAATAACAGGAAGAACAGTTGCAGATAATTTATCGCAGGTAGATTCACTATTAGATGATCAGGATGTAATAAGACCTGTTCAAAATCCTTTGAAGGAAACTGGGCACTTAAGAATACTTCGAGGGAATCTAGCTCCCGATGGCTCAGTTGCCAAAATAACAGGTAAAGAAGGGCTCACTTTCTCTGGACCAGCAAAGGTGTTTGAAGGTGAGTATGCTGCGAATGATGGAATACGAGAAGGTCTGGTGAAAAAGGGAGATGTTGTAGTGATACGATATGAAGGGCCTCAGGGAGGTCCAGGAATGCCGGAGATGTTAAAACCAACTGCTGCTATAATGGGAGCTGGACTAGGAAATGATGTTGCGTTAATCACTGATGGAAGATTCTCTGGAGGAACGCATGGATTCGTTGTGGGTCATATAAGCCCTGAAGCACAGGTAGGAGGACCAATAGCACTAGTTAAAGATGGAGACCTCATCACAATCGATGCTAAGAAGAATTCAATCACTTTGGAAGTTAGTGATGAAGAGCTCACTGAAAGAAAGGAAAGCTGGAAACAGCCTTCGCTTAAAGTAAATAGAGGTGTTTTGTACAAATACGCCAGAACCGTATCATCTGCATCTCAAGGGTGCGTAACTGACGAGTTTTAA
- a CDS encoding branched-chain amino acid transaminase, translated as MYYNEKSTVYLNGYWLPVKEAQTNLYSQTLHYGSGVFEGIRSYATEDGVRIFKAKEHFERLKYSAEKMHIKLDLSVEELTQLSYELLERNNLTNAYLRPLVYLGENMSLQPTEEVNVFLCTWEWGKYLGDDLLKVMTSSYQRPNPKSCHVEAKVVGHYTNSILATTEAKQKGFDEALLLDMNENVAEGPGANFFYEKDEVLYTAPLGNILPGITRQTIFELAEKLEYEVVEKFFTPEEVYNADGAFFTGTAAEVAGIDSLDNHKFKLEWEDTMGCQLARAYRRRVCQNEYQQFDLV; from the coding sequence ATGTATTACAACGAAAAATCAACAGTTTATTTGAATGGGTACTGGCTACCTGTAAAAGAAGCACAGACAAATTTGTATTCCCAAACGCTACACTACGGCTCAGGGGTATTTGAAGGCATCAGATCCTATGCAACTGAAGATGGAGTAAGAATTTTCAAGGCCAAAGAACACTTTGAACGTTTGAAGTATTCTGCAGAGAAAATGCATATCAAACTAGATTTATCCGTTGAAGAATTGACACAGCTCTCTTACGAGCTACTAGAACGCAACAATCTGACGAACGCTTATTTGAGACCACTTGTTTATCTAGGTGAAAACATGAGCTTACAGCCAACAGAGGAAGTAAATGTTTTTTTATGTACCTGGGAATGGGGCAAGTATCTTGGAGATGATCTACTTAAAGTAATGACATCGTCTTATCAAAGGCCTAACCCCAAATCTTGTCATGTAGAAGCCAAAGTGGTTGGCCACTATACCAACTCAATATTAGCAACAACTGAAGCCAAACAAAAAGGATTTGACGAAGCTCTTTTATTGGATATGAATGAAAACGTTGCTGAAGGTCCAGGAGCCAATTTTTTCTACGAAAAAGATGAAGTTCTTTATACGGCTCCACTGGGCAATATACTTCCAGGAATCACGAGACAAACCATTTTCGAACTCGCTGAAAAACTGGAATATGAAGTAGTTGAAAAGTTCTTTACACCAGAAGAGGTTTACAATGCTGATGGAGCATTCTTCACGGGAACAGCGGCAGAGGTAGCTGGCATAGATAGCCTAGACAATCACAAGTTCAAGTTAGAGTGGGAAGACACAATGGGATGCCAACTAGCAAGAGCTTATAGACGAAGAGTTTGTCAAAACGAATATCAACAATTTGATCTTGTTTAA